A region of Nodularia sp. LEGE 06071 DNA encodes the following proteins:
- a CDS encoding potassium channel family protein, which yields MYSVLEKKYRRLQKELTVGAISLAGVFLTGTLWYKFIEGWSWEDAAYMTVITLTTVGYGETNPLSSRGRLFTIALILLGVINIGYMVNRFTEAVIQGYFQEGIRLRQQRRLMESLTEHYIICGFSRTGRQIAKEFQAEGVPFVVVDSNLESVEQVQAANYIAYQGDVTLDDTLLNVGVERAICIVAALPSDAENLYTVLTAKTLNPRIRAIARASTEESVKKLQRGGADTVVSPYITGGKRMAAAALRPQVLDFVDGFISGLDGQFYMEEFLLDPAVYPYVGHTLRQTRLRSQSGALVIAIRRADGHLIGGPTGDTVLLPGDTLICMGTSEQLRSLNQILIPINSQRRRRPRNN from the coding sequence TTGTATTCTGTACTTGAGAAAAAATACCGACGACTGCAAAAAGAACTAACGGTGGGGGCGATTTCTCTGGCTGGCGTTTTCCTGACTGGCACTTTGTGGTACAAGTTCATTGAGGGTTGGTCATGGGAAGACGCGGCTTATATGACTGTCATCACCTTAACGACTGTGGGCTATGGTGAGACCAATCCCTTGAGTAGCCGAGGCAGATTATTTACAATTGCCTTAATTTTGTTGGGTGTCATCAATATTGGTTACATGGTCAACAGATTTACAGAAGCCGTGATTCAGGGCTACTTTCAAGAAGGAATTAGACTACGGCAACAGAGAAGGCTAATGGAATCACTGACAGAACATTACATCATCTGTGGATTTAGTCGCACTGGTCGTCAAATTGCCAAGGAATTTCAGGCGGAAGGCGTACCTTTTGTGGTGGTTGATTCTAATTTGGAATCTGTGGAACAGGTACAAGCAGCAAATTACATAGCATACCAAGGTGATGTGACTCTGGATGACACACTCTTGAATGTTGGGGTGGAACGAGCGATTTGTATAGTGGCTGCATTGCCTTCTGATGCGGAAAATTTATATACAGTTTTAACAGCAAAAACACTGAATCCACGAATTCGCGCGATCGCACGAGCCAGTACAGAAGAATCTGTAAAAAAATTACAACGGGGTGGGGCTGATACTGTGGTTTCACCCTACATTACTGGTGGGAAGCGCATGGCTGCGGCGGCTCTTAGACCCCAAGTTTTGGATTTTGTCGATGGTTTCATCTCAGGCCTAGACGGACAGTTTTATATGGAAGAATTTTTACTAGACCCTGCGGTGTATCCTTATGTGGGTCACACTCTCAGACAAACAAGATTGCGATCGCAATCCGGCGCATTAGTAATTGCCATTCGTCGCGCCGATGGACATCTGATTGGTGGTCCCACTGGTGATACTGTGTTATTACCAGGAGATACCCTAATTTGCATGGGGACATCGGAACAATTGCGTAGCCTGAACCAAATTCTCATCCCAATTAATTCTCAACGCCGGCGACGACCGAGAAATAACTAA
- a CDS encoding ABC exporter membrane fusion protein, which translates to MTPNVLFKIPNQRLILLVVAATVITGGIAVYGISQSGFVGQTASSELEEPAPIAPKISALGRLEPETEVISLSAPLDLDGDRIAQILVQEGDRVKSGQVVAILDSRTRLQTAVLQAEQQVRVAKTKLAQVEAGAKTGEIQAQQATIERLQAQLQGDKIGQEEAIARIEAQWLGERIAQEATIKKLEAELNNAQAEYERYQQLSSEGAISSSLFDSKRLSLDTAQQQLSEGQAVLNRINSTASRELAQAQVTLTRINSTSNKQISEAKATLSSIAEIRPVDVEAAKSEIENAIATVKQMQTNLESTYIKAPIDGQILKIHTRVGEKIREAGIADLAETEQMIAVAEVYQSDINKIQIGQSAIVTSQVFPGELRGTVSQIGLQVNRQNVFSNEPGENLDSRVIDVKIRLHPEDSKQVAGLTNLQVQTAIEL; encoded by the coding sequence ATGACTCCAAATGTGTTATTTAAAATCCCCAATCAAAGGTTAATACTATTAGTAGTAGCTGCTACGGTGATTACAGGTGGAATTGCTGTTTATGGGATTTCTCAGTCTGGTTTTGTTGGTCAAACTGCTTCTTCTGAACTTGAAGAACCTGCACCAATTGCACCAAAAATATCGGCTTTAGGAAGACTAGAACCAGAAACCGAGGTAATTAGCCTGTCTGCACCTTTGGACTTGGATGGCGATCGCATTGCCCAAATTTTAGTCCAAGAGGGCGATAGAGTCAAATCAGGTCAGGTGGTGGCAATTTTAGACTCACGCACTCGCCTACAAACTGCTGTACTCCAAGCAGAACAACAGGTGAGAGTGGCTAAAACTAAATTGGCTCAAGTTGAAGCTGGGGCAAAAACTGGAGAAATTCAGGCACAGCAAGCAACTATTGAACGCTTACAAGCCCAGTTACAAGGAGATAAAATAGGTCAAGAAGAAGCGATCGCTCGCATCGAAGCACAATGGTTAGGAGAAAGGATAGCACAAGAGGCGACAATTAAAAAGCTCGAAGCAGAACTTAATAATGCTCAAGCGGAATATGAACGTTATCAGCAATTATCCTCTGAAGGCGCAATTTCCAGTTCTTTATTTGATAGTAAGCGCTTGAGTTTAGACACCGCACAACAGCAACTCTCAGAAGGACAAGCAGTGCTGAATCGGATTAATTCTACTGCTAGTAGAGAATTAGCCCAAGCTCAAGTTACACTCACCCGAATTAACTCCACAAGTAACAAACAAATCAGTGAAGCCAAAGCCACACTCAGCAGTATTGCCGAAATTCGTCCCGTAGATGTGGAAGCAGCCAAGAGTGAAATTGAGAATGCGATCGCTACAGTCAAACAAATGCAAACTAACTTAGAATCAACTTATATTAAAGCCCCAATAGACGGACAAATTCTCAAAATTCATACACGAGTCGGAGAAAAAATTCGTGAGGCGGGGATTGCAGATTTGGCAGAAACTGAGCAAATGATTGCAGTCGCCGAAGTCTATCAAAGCGATATTAATAAAATTCAAATAGGACAGTCAGCAATAGTTACCAGTCAAGTATTTCCTGGTGAATTGCGAGGAACAGTTTCCCAAATTGGTTTACAGGTAAATAGACAAAATGTCTTTAGCAACGAACCAGGAGAAAACCTCGATAGCCGGGTGATTGATGTCAAAATTCGTCTGCATCCTGAAGACAGCAAACAAGTAGCAGGATTAACTAACTTGCAAGTTCAAACAGCAATTGAATTATAG
- the devC gene encoding ABC transporter permease DevC — MFFKKSRKTPLAWRQLMKEKTRLLVAVAGITFADMLMFIQLGFESALFDSAIQPHRNLQADLVLINPQFQTLVSVKSFSRERLYQTLGYEGVKSVNSVYIGTGQWRNPETRLDRAILVWGIDPAQSALKFPEVQENQAHLKQLHQVLFDQAGRPEYGTVGDIFQKTGKFDTELNNKAIRVRGVFSNGASFAADGNVITSDSTFLRLFPERQRDRIEVGLITLKPGADAEKVRSQLTAELPNDVSVLTPEGFAQIEKKYWAEGTGIGFIFGLGVVVGFIVGIVIVYQILYSDVSEHLPEYATLKAMGYSDRYLLGVLLQEALFLAVLGYIPAFFLSFGLYQLAYAVTMLPIAMKLERATTVFILTVIMCSFSGAIAMQKLRTADPADVF, encoded by the coding sequence ATGTTTTTCAAAAAATCACGCAAAACTCCGCTAGCATGGCGACAGTTAATGAAAGAAAAAACTCGTCTGTTAGTTGCAGTTGCTGGGATTACTTTTGCTGATATGCTGATGTTTATTCAGCTAGGTTTTGAAAGTGCGCTGTTTGATTCAGCCATCCAACCTCATCGCAATTTACAAGCAGATTTGGTTTTAATTAATCCCCAATTTCAAACTCTAGTTTCCGTCAAAAGCTTTTCTAGAGAGCGACTCTATCAAACATTGGGTTATGAAGGTGTAAAATCAGTAAATTCTGTTTACATTGGCACTGGACAATGGCGCAATCCCGAAACACGTCTTGATCGGGCTATCTTGGTTTGGGGTATCGATCCAGCACAATCGGCATTGAAATTTCCCGAAGTTCAAGAAAATCAAGCTCATCTGAAACAATTGCATCAAGTGCTGTTTGATCAAGCAGGTCGTCCAGAATATGGAACTGTGGGTGATATATTCCAAAAAACAGGCAAATTTGACACTGAATTGAATAATAAAGCTATCCGTGTGAGAGGCGTATTTAGTAATGGTGCTTCCTTTGCGGCTGATGGGAATGTGATCACCAGTGATTCTACCTTTTTACGACTCTTTCCCGAACGTCAAAGAGACCGTATAGAAGTGGGTTTAATCACTCTCAAGCCTGGTGCTGATGCAGAAAAAGTGCGATCGCAATTAACCGCAGAGTTACCCAATGATGTCAGCGTTCTGACTCCAGAAGGTTTTGCCCAAATAGAAAAGAAATACTGGGCTGAGGGGACTGGGATTGGTTTTATTTTCGGTTTAGGTGTGGTAGTCGGGTTTATTGTCGGTATCGTGATTGTCTATCAAATTCTTTACTCTGATGTCTCCGAACATTTACCGGAATACGCCACCCTCAAAGCAATGGGTTATAGCGATCGCTATTTGTTGGGAGTTTTGCTACAAGAAGCTTTATTCTTAGCTGTCTTGGGTTATATCCCCGCATTTTTTCTTTCCTTTGGATTATATCAGCTTGCCTACGCAGTCACAATGCTACCCATAGCCATGAAGCTAGAAAGAGCCACAACTGTATTTATTCTAACTGTGATTATGTGTAGTTTCTCTGGTGCGATCGCCATGCAAAAGTTACGCACAGCCGACCCCGCAGATGTTTTCTAA
- a CDS encoding DevA family ABC transporter ATP-binding protein has protein sequence MIQNTISGNYPSNISDVEPVIAVHNLNHYFGGGNLRKQVLSEINLQINAGEIVIMTGPSGSGKTTLLTLMGGLRSAQEGSLKILGQEICGASKGQLTRLRRQIGYIFQAHNLMTFLTAKDNVRMSIELHDEFFQQDINAKAIAMLETVGLADHVNYYPENLSGGQKQRVAIARALVSHPKIVLADEPTAALDKKSGRDVVELMQKLAKEQGCTILLVTHDNRILDIADRIIYMEDGQLKTNAVDVATAMH, from the coding sequence ATGATACAAAACACTATATCAGGAAACTACCCCTCAAATATCTCAGATGTGGAACCTGTGATTGCTGTTCACAACCTCAATCACTACTTTGGCGGCGGGAACCTGCGTAAACAAGTCTTATCTGAGATTAATTTGCAGATTAACGCGGGTGAAATTGTGATTATGACTGGTCCATCAGGTTCAGGAAAAACCACTCTCTTAACCCTCATGGGTGGACTACGCTCTGCCCAAGAAGGTAGTCTGAAAATCTTAGGACAGGAAATTTGTGGAGCCAGCAAAGGACAATTAACTAGGCTGCGTCGCCAGATTGGTTATATTTTTCAAGCACATAATCTGATGACTTTTTTGACAGCTAAAGATAATGTCCGGATGTCCATAGAGTTGCATGACGAGTTCTTCCAGCAGGATATCAACGCCAAAGCGATCGCCATGCTGGAAACTGTGGGTTTAGCAGATCATGTGAATTACTATCCAGAGAATCTCTCAGGGGGACAAAAACAACGAGTTGCGATCGCTCGTGCCTTAGTCAGTCACCCTAAAATTGTTTTAGCCGATGAACCCACAGCCGCATTAGACAAAAAATCTGGGCGCGATGTCGTGGAATTAATGCAAAAATTAGCAAAAGAGCAAGGCTGTACAATCTTGCTAGTTACTCATGACAACCGGATTCTTGATATTGCTGATCGGATTATTTATATGGAAGATGGTCAGCTAAAAACTAATGCTGTAGATGTGGCAACAGCAATGCATTAA
- a CDS encoding methylmalonic aciduria and homocystinuria type D protein: MVNYSPVYTSEQGCPINLVAETGQAVQISIHSPSPYICANCERILPDWKNQPCLWVVIVLQQSRDQLVKSTPEIEIEKERLREKFMRFGFDLAFQLRDHGYLTDLIDPRTGYPLLSHPGEVPHNDTAVVKALLNYQVIKNKCRVLVHPVWGAAVYPSVLISVAPPRIIASFTKDIAPLHGWN, translated from the coding sequence ATGGTGAACTATTCCCCAGTTTACACTTCGGAGCAAGGCTGTCCTATTAATTTGGTTGCCGAAACAGGACAAGCGGTTCAGATTTCTATTCATTCACCCAGTCCGTATATCTGTGCCAACTGCGAACGGATATTACCAGATTGGAAAAATCAACCTTGTTTATGGGTTGTAATTGTTTTACAGCAGTCACGTGATCAACTAGTAAAAAGTACGCCAGAAATCGAAATAGAGAAAGAACGCTTGCGGGAAAAGTTTATGCGGTTTGGCTTTGACCTCGCATTTCAATTGCGCGATCACGGCTATTTAACAGACTTGATTGACCCTCGCACTGGCTATCCCTTACTTTCCCATCCGGGAGAAGTTCCCCACAATGACACCGCCGTTGTCAAAGCCTTACTCAACTATCAAGTGATTAAAAACAAATGTCGTGTGCTGGTTCATCCTGTCTGGGGTGCAGCAGTTTATCCCAGTGTTTTAATATCCGTCGCACCGCCAAGAATTATCGCAAGTTTCACCAAAGATATCGCACCGTTACACGGATGGAATTAA
- a CDS encoding glycogen debranching protein, giving the protein MKIWVNEQIDPSGMIYACIACCNESQAQDCHDSFQGNLTDSQKSAGWIAQLRIVSSWDEVPVNALKLD; this is encoded by the coding sequence ATGAAAATTTGGGTAAATGAGCAGATTGATCCTTCTGGGATGATTTATGCCTGTATTGCTTGTTGTAATGAATCGCAAGCCCAAGATTGTCATGATTCCTTTCAAGGAAACTTGACCGATAGCCAAAAATCCGCCGGTTGGATAGCACAATTGCGGATAGTTAGTTCTTGGGATGAAGTCCCAGTTAATGCACTCAAACTGGATTAA